In Numidum massiliense, a single genomic region encodes these proteins:
- a CDS encoding terpene cyclase/mutase family protein: protein MRKLKVTVACSAVLALLVSLVAGAVPAMAAVVNNIAVTNNIAVTDDIAAAHNTPAADVNRVRSDHPVRVSVRIEGARETLVPETDLDVRALDLQKYVAKGTAAGSKQGADVSNDARNDAGKRGSARTDRSPNVADAVVSALQQRGMDIKDSQVFALAEGGKRIARLAGLADGGHKKEGCWMYALHRDRASRSKGTVKVGAEPMLLQQLDRELQDGDSIVVFFASDPAKTAYAWFAPADVVAKVGEDVQLQLKKVPLASLASNASKGNRTGSSTKDSQSTTPSKTNGKGSQPLAAATVRVDDAGVAHKGAPQRQNGPNKPSKARKLHTDKAGNVTLNVRAPKTYRLSVTDNPTDGSERIINAYARVTADGAEEMSQALFVVDGLKEGMIVNERQLQFKVTPSDGHPLDEFIVTHNGKHVQKRADDSYNYEVTLVEGGNTIHIAAKGEADEEESQTYKVTYEPRKNDARRLQQAIDAASAYVLKNGVTSVHTAVALARASKALPDDYAQTFKEKLTAETATVTDMAEWTLAAQALGKDPRRVEGHDLVAKLYNSPAEAMGAQGGRGPIMALIALDSGQFTVPANASWTKEKLVRHIVEQQREEGYWTESPNDRFVNYDLTAKALVALAPYKGQADVQTALDKAVDFLKAAQDAHGGFAEPAADTHNRSVRTSDATAHVIVGLAALGIDAAGEQFKKNGTDLLAHLFSFQNEDGSFKPVADGAVERQATAHALQALVAYDLFSKNKGSLYAFPAKKDNRQPVLTVRGLTDKATVSAAKLTFTATAVDARGADLTPEVRLNGKVVAAKRAGEYEVTLSRGKNDIAVKATDAGGQTVQQTYEVTYTPVQNDTQAGPGKTNNDKNKGKPLPNTATNVFRFMALGLGLFVAGCGLFFWQQRRVAIVKQLARRRYL from the coding sequence GGCTATGGCTGCTGTAGTGAACAATATCGCGGTGACGAACAATATCGCGGTGACGGACGACATCGCAGCGGCACACAACACTCCCGCCGCTGATGTAAACAGGGTGCGAAGTGATCACCCAGTGCGCGTCAGTGTGCGCATCGAGGGAGCGCGCGAGACGCTCGTGCCGGAAACAGACCTCGACGTGCGTGCGTTAGACTTGCAAAAATATGTGGCAAAAGGTACAGCGGCAGGAAGCAAACAAGGCGCTGACGTCAGTAACGACGCCCGTAACGACGCCGGTAAACGGGGCAGCGCGCGCACTGACCGCTCGCCAAACGTCGCCGACGCTGTCGTCAGCGCTTTGCAGCAGCGGGGGATGGATATCAAAGACTCGCAAGTGTTCGCCCTTGCGGAAGGCGGTAAACGCATCGCGCGGTTAGCCGGCCTCGCCGACGGCGGACACAAGAAAGAGGGTTGCTGGATGTACGCCCTACACCGCGACCGCGCCTCAAGGTCAAAAGGAACGGTTAAAGTGGGGGCGGAACCTATGCTGCTGCAACAATTAGACCGCGAGCTCCAAGACGGCGATTCAATAGTCGTCTTTTTCGCCAGCGATCCGGCCAAGACGGCGTATGCGTGGTTCGCGCCCGCCGACGTTGTGGCGAAAGTCGGAGAGGACGTGCAGCTGCAATTAAAGAAGGTGCCGTTAGCCTCGCTCGCCTCTAACGCAAGTAAAGGCAATCGTACCGGTTCGTCTACGAAAGATAGCCAATCGACAACGCCGAGTAAGACAAACGGTAAAGGGTCACAGCCGCTCGCCGCAGCGACTGTGCGCGTCGACGATGCAGGAGTCGCACATAAAGGCGCGCCGCAGAGGCAAAATGGTCCAAACAAGCCAAGCAAGGCACGTAAACTGCACACGGACAAAGCCGGAAACGTGACGCTGAACGTTCGCGCCCCGAAAACGTACCGCCTGTCAGTGACTGACAACCCCACCGACGGCAGCGAACGCATCATTAACGCATACGCGCGAGTAACTGCCGACGGTGCAGAGGAGATGTCCCAAGCCTTATTTGTAGTAGACGGGCTAAAGGAAGGAATGATTGTGAACGAACGACAGTTGCAGTTTAAGGTGACGCCGAGTGACGGGCATCCGCTCGATGAGTTCATCGTCACTCACAACGGCAAACATGTGCAGAAACGAGCAGACGATTCATATAATTATGAGGTCACGTTGGTGGAAGGTGGGAACACGATCCACATTGCCGCAAAAGGCGAAGCTGACGAGGAAGAAAGTCAAACGTATAAAGTCACCTATGAACCCCGAAAAAACGACGCGCGCCGTCTGCAACAGGCGATTGACGCTGCGAGTGCGTACGTGCTTAAGAACGGGGTGACGAGTGTACATACCGCCGTCGCCCTAGCCCGCGCAAGCAAGGCACTGCCAGACGATTACGCGCAGACGTTTAAAGAAAAACTGACGGCCGAAACGGCGACCGTCACCGACATGGCCGAATGGACACTGGCGGCACAAGCACTCGGGAAAGATCCCCGCCGCGTCGAAGGGCACGACCTCGTCGCTAAGCTGTACAACAGCCCGGCGGAAGCGATGGGAGCGCAAGGGGGGCGTGGACCGATTATGGCTCTTATCGCCCTCGACAGCGGTCAATTTACCGTGCCGGCAAACGCATCGTGGACGAAAGAGAAACTCGTGCGGCACATCGTCGAACAGCAGCGCGAAGAAGGGTATTGGACAGAGTCGCCAAACGACCGTTTCGTCAATTACGACTTGACGGCGAAGGCACTCGTCGCCCTCGCCCCTTATAAAGGGCAAGCCGACGTACAGACGGCACTAGATAAAGCTGTCGACTTTTTGAAGGCGGCGCAAGACGCACACGGTGGCTTCGCCGAACCTGCGGCGGATACACACAATCGCTCCGTGCGGACGAGCGATGCGACGGCGCACGTCATCGTAGGTCTTGCGGCGCTCGGCATTGACGCCGCGGGGGAGCAGTTTAAGAAAAACGGAACCGATTTGCTGGCCCATTTGTTCAGTTTTCAAAACGAGGACGGCAGCTTTAAACCGGTCGCCGACGGGGCGGTAGAGCGACAAGCGACAGCGCACGCCCTGCAAGCACTCGTGGCGTACGATCTTTTTTCCAAAAATAAGGGGTCGCTTTACGCCTTCCCCGCCAAAAAAGATAACCGTCAACCCGTACTGACCGTTCGCGGGCTGACGGACAAGGCGACTGTGTCGGCGGCTAAGCTGACCTTTACGGCAACAGCTGTCGATGCACGGGGGGCGGATCTCACACCTGAGGTGCGCCTAAACGGCAAAGTCGTCGCGGCGAAACGAGCGGGCGAGTACGAGGTGACGCTTTCCCGCGGGAAAAACGACATCGCGGTGAAAGCGACCGATGCGGGTGGGCAAACGGTACAGCAAACGTATGAAGTAACGTATACGCCGGTGCAAAACGATACACAAGCCGGTCCGGGGAAAACGAACAACGATAAAAATAAAGGTAAACCACTGCCTAATACGGCGACAAACGTGTTTCGCTTTATGGCGCTAGGACTAGGTCTTTTTGTAGCTGGATGCGGGTTGTTCTTCTGGCAGCAGCGCCGGGTGGCCATCGTCAAGCAGTTAGCGAGGAGACGGTATTTGTAG
- a CDS encoding class D sortase: MKKLSIVLMAAGVLLIGYSVYQLWKMDTLQEEALQDAETVVATKGEKKGSAEYFAPKTGDAVGILRLPRLQESLPIVEGVTDEQLARGVGHYAGTAFPTEGNQIVLSGHRDTVFTRLGELKINDELEVEVPYGTFTYVIERTEIVPADDRTVIRPTAPEEVLTVTTCYPFGYIGDAPDRYIIHAKRKQD, from the coding sequence GTGAAGAAGTTGTCCATCGTTCTGATGGCCGCTGGCGTGCTGCTAATCGGTTACAGCGTGTACCAACTGTGGAAAATGGATACGCTGCAAGAAGAGGCGCTGCAAGACGCGGAGACGGTAGTTGCGACAAAGGGCGAGAAAAAGGGTTCTGCTGAATATTTTGCACCGAAAACAGGTGACGCAGTCGGTATTCTTCGCCTCCCCCGCTTGCAGGAATCGCTGCCGATTGTCGAGGGCGTCACGGACGAACAGTTGGCGCGGGGAGTCGGCCATTATGCGGGGACGGCGTTTCCGACTGAAGGGAATCAAATCGTGCTATCCGGACACCGCGATACAGTATTTACGCGCCTCGGCGAATTGAAAATTAACGATGAATTGGAAGTGGAAGTGCCGTACGGGACATTTACGTACGTCATCGAGCGGACGGAAATTGTTCCGGCAGACGATCGTACCGTCATTCGTCCGACAGCGCCTGAGGAAGTGTTGACGGTGACGACGTGTTACCCGTTCGGTTACATTGGCGATGCACCTGACCGCTATATCATTCACGCCAAACGGAAACAGGATTAG